Proteins co-encoded in one Puntigrus tetrazona isolate hp1 chromosome 20, ASM1883169v1, whole genome shotgun sequence genomic window:
- the nt5c1bb gene encoding cytosolic 5'-nucleotidase 1A: MSEIKHAQAASTDAKGGPAEETDWAAAKAHFENLKSTKPRPPKPKYAVTIAVSSRTLFDMVAERKIFEEEGLEKYVQHQQDHENEPLKQGPAFPFVKALMAVNERLRKLYPESEELFDIVLMTNNHAQVGVRLMNSINHYDLTIERFCMTGGQSPIGYLKAYMTNLYLSKDGKKVQEAIEEGIAAAIMFKPDVESQLSETQLRVAFDGDAVLFSDESEIIVKQHGLDTFFEHEKQHENKPLAQGPLKCFLEALGKLQKKFYAKNERLNCPIRTFLVTARSAASSGARVLKTLRSWGLEIDEALFLAGAPKGPLLQKIRPHIFFDDQMFHIEGAKEMGTIAAHVPYGIGQKYNKGKLIEPEKQQK, encoded by the exons ATGAGCGAAATAAAACACGCGCAGGCGGCTTCGACTGACGCGAAGGGAGGCCCGGCAGAGGAGACGGACTGGGCGGCCGCTAAAGCCCACTTTGAAAACTTGAAATCGACTAAACCGAGACCC CCCAAGCCGAAATATGCGGTCACCATCGCAGTTTCTTCCCGAACCTTGTTTGATATGGTGGCGGAAAGGAAGATATTCGAGGAAGAAGGACTGGAGAAGTATGTTCAACATCAGCAAGACCACGAGAACGAGCCACTGAAACAAGGACCTGCTTTTCCTTTCGTTAAA GCACTGATGGCTGTAAATGAACGGCTGAGGAAGCTCTATCCAGAAAGCGAAGAGCTGTTTGACATCGTTCTCATGACCAATAATCACGCCCAAGTTGGGGTGAGACTCATGAATAGCATAAATCACTATG ATCTGACGATAGAGCGATTCTGCATGACAGGAGGTCAGAGCCCGATCGGCTACCTCAAGGCCTACATGACTAACCTGTATCTCTCTAAAGACGGCAAGAAAGTCCAGGAGGCCATTGAAGAGG GAATAGCAGCAGCCATCATGTTTAAGCCTGATGTGGAGTCTCAGCTGTCTGAGACTCAGCTGCGAGTGGCTTTCGATGGGGATGCTGTGCTCTTCTCTGACGAGTCGGAGATCATAGTGAAACAGCACGGCCTGGACACGTTCTTCGAGcatgaaaaacaacatgagAATAAACCACTCGCACAG GGTCCTCTTAAGTGCTTTCTGGAGGCTCTAGGGAAGCTCCAGAAGAAATTCTACGCCAAAAACGAGCGGCTGAACTGCCCCATCCGTACCTTTTTGGTGACGGCCAGAAGCGCGGCCAGCTCTGGGGCCCGTGTGCTTAAGACTCTCAGAAGCTGGGGCCTGGAGATCGATGAGGCTTTGTTCCTTGCTGGGGCCCCTAAAGGGCCCCTGCTGCAGAAGATTCGCCCGCACATATTCTTTGACGACCAGATGTTCCACATAGAGGGGGCCAAGGAGATGGGCACTATTGCTGCCCACGTGCCATATGGGATAGGACAGAAATATAACAAAGGAAAGCTGATTGAACCAGAAAAGCAACAGAAGTAA